The genome window TTTGTCCCGGCTATTATAGCACGTGTGTCGCCCAAGGCATAAGGGGCATGATAACTTGACGTCATCCTTACCTTCCTTTGACTTATCACGGGCAGTCTATCGACAATTTAAGCACAGttcttatataaaatattattttactccgtgattattgaaattaaaaaaatccaaaaaatactactattttcttgttttatattttcaaaatatatgccaaattttaaacaataaaaaatagttttttaattttgttttttttttttttaaataaaataaaaaaaaaaacagaaattaaGGAAATAATTAGCGTTTAATTTTgctattttaaaatgggtttaAAATTTGAACGGTTTATTGAGATCCAACTGGACCGCCAATATAACCGTTTCCCGCGTTCGCGAAGagcccttcttcttctctctttctctggatttctattttttccttttgttgcTGTGATTCAAATGGCTTctggaagaacaagaagccTGCAATACAATTTCATTTGTATTGCTATCTCCTCCGAATCCTACAGGTATGGATTAACctttccttttctgttcttcttttgcAATCAAAACCAAAAGTCGATTTCGTTCTTCCTTTTCACATTTCTAGGGATTTTCGCCCTCTGATTTTGCATATTTAGTATATCAATATTGGAAATCTTGAAATCCCTGTcgatttttggattttgatgcTTTTTTTTCCCTCGTTGTATACGGTGAAGATGATAAGTGAAGGTAGAATGGGTGCGATGAGGACGGTGACAGTGGTTTTGGTTGTGACGGTGCTGGTTTTGGTTGCGGAAGGAATCGATACGAACGACGTATACAGTCCATGTTTGGATGCGAAGATTCAGAAATCAGATGGATTTACTTTTGGCATAGCGTTTTCGTCGAAGGAAGCTTTCTTTCAGGATCAGATTCAATTTTCGCCTTGTGATACTcgtctggctttgatatacAAAAACACTCAACTTGCCCTTTTCAGGCCTAAGGTCGACCAGCTCTCTTTACTCACCATTAATAGTACGACTTTCAATCCGGTACGTCTGTGATTCATCTCTTCACAATGTTTATCTCATACTTTGATTTCGTTTTAACCAATTCCATTGATTTCGTTTCTTCCCCTGTTTTACCAAGAACATGAACTGTAGACAATTATAGAATAACAAGGTCTAAGAATTTGAATCTCGACCTGATCAATGTTCAATATAgcttttcatatttattctcCATGATAATTATTGAAGGATGACAAAATCAGAtagagttatttttttatatagagAATCACAATTCAAACAAGGGGTATGATTAGCAAACATATAGATGATTCTTTTTCCTGTTTCTAGTACAAGTATGGATAGGGGAGGATTTTACTTCCACTCTTAAGGTTTATTTGTACGAGCATGAATCATTCACGGGGCTGTTGTAAGTTGTCATAACTTTGATTTAGTTCATAGTTCTTAATggttcatattttaatttattttggttattaactCTCATTTACCTTATAAccattttggttcatattCTCATTTTGATTTGATACATGAATGGAATCAGATGATTCAGGTATGACATTAATGCTTCTAATGCCTATATAAAGTTTGTCTAGCATTATTTTGAGACACGGAgtcattgtcattttgtatttatatggTAGATTTTGGGTTAGATGTGGAgtcattgtcattttgtatttgtctaAAGGCAATTGAGAGGAACTTAGTAACTTAGTAGGAGAGACTTTGTAGCCTGAGACTGTGATAGATACACTTGTAAACACTTTGGTTATCGTGATTTGGCTACCATCCGTGGATTTAgagaaatttcttctctccgaaccacaTAAATCTTTGTGTCTATTTGTTCAATTTCTGTTTGTAGATGAATAAGTACGATCGATCTTTCTTCCGCTTTCACTAAACAATTGGGTATCAGGACATTTTAGTTGTGGCATTTTGGTACAACAATTAGTCCATCATGATACATGGTATAGATAAAATGGATGACAACTCATCCAGCTAGAGTTCTGTTCTACCAATTAGAGATACGTGTAGTTAGCAGTTGGAAACATTTGTAAAGGTAGCACAAAGCAGAGAAAAAACCTCTCCAAATCATACactttaaacaatttttttcattggtCAAACCGTGGGTGGGTCACTAACTTTTTGAATGTTGAAACAATGAACTAATGGAAGATTTTGGTGGATGATTTGATTATATGATTGTTAGAAAGGAAGGTTAGGACATCAATTTAAAAGTTACAAATGAATATGATTCGTGGTGGTTTGCAGGCTATGAATGGTGGGTATATGGTAGCATTTGCTGGGCTGAAGTATGCAGCAAGATCTCTCCCAGTAATGATTACCGATAACTCTCACACCATAACTAGTTTCACTTTGGTAAGCCCATAAACCACCATTTACCATTGTGATGATAACAGTTAAGTGTTGCTTGTGTCAATGTTGTACCCAggtttttgaatttcaaaaggGCACTCTTCAAAACCTGTTCTGGAAGAAATATGGATGCGAGAAATGCACTGGGGATTTTTCAGTGTGTCTGGACAACCAAGACTGTGCAGTTTCGAGCTCCAAATGCAAGTACCATGGCGGTTCTGTTGACTGCAATATAAGCATACAACTAGCATTTTCAGGGACAGACAGGAACCTGGAAGTCCTCAACTCCTGGTTTGAAATTGACAATCTCATGCGCTTCTCCCTCTTCAAACTTTTCGCTGATGTTCGTGATACCGTCACCAATCCATTCGGGTAAAATTCTTCATCTCTGTAGGCAAGGAACCAATATTCTTCATCATAGCTCAGAGCTATGATCTACATTTTGTTAGATATTGTACAATCTTGAAGAttcaacacacacacacatatatacatGGTACAGCATAATACCATTGACTTTTATGGCTAAAAACTGTATTGATATTAATCAAATCTGTTCTGATATTAATCATAAGAACATATTGCCTTAATTTAGTTAGTATTAGTTTATGAAATTGAGTTGGCTGACTTTGCTCTCACCAATGGTGAGAGTGAGTGTAAGTAACGCACAATCGTTTTGCTAAGTCTCAAGAAAGTATGATCATAACATGTGTCAAGTCTTAGATTCGTCTTGCTCGACTTCTATTTGTCTGTTTTATGGATATCTATCAATATTGGCGGTAACAATTATcgattatatatttaattggaGGAAATTGAGGAGTAATAGCTGAATTAGAAGTGTTTTACACCAGAAAGGAGTTTATCGACTCAAATAAGTAGCATTTCAGAGCTTTTGGAGCTTCTAAACAAGTATAACTTGGTAAATGTGCTAAGCATGCAATTATGTGATTAGGAACTTAGCCACATTGATATGTGTTGATTGCAAGAATAAAGTATTGATAGATATGTTCACGTGATTAGATTACAAGCATGTTAGGGATTTGTGACTATCGTGTATATTGTATGCATCTAGGTTATGATTATGGACTCATCGTAATATGTGGCATGTTTGGGAAAATACCCATTTTTATGATGGAACGAAGTAGGAGCCATTAGAGGTTTGCCATACGAACTGTAGTGGTGTTTATGCCTCATGTATACTTTACGGTTTGATGGATGATAGGTTGAGAGACATGTCGCCTATTAGTCTACTATACAACGCACAACCCTTTCATTGACGCGCTGAGTAATTAGTTAGGGATATGAGTATTCTTGACTATCGAATTGTGAACTATTTCAAGCTGCTAGAGAGATGACCGAGAGCATGTCTGACATGTGAGCTTGGagattataaataagcatACATAGAGAAAATTGGAAGAGAATAGTCAAAATACCCTAAAACCAAAATCAGAACCGGGATAGGCAATTCGAGCTTATGAAATAAACTGATGGTTGGACCGAGATCCTCATCCACATCGAAAACTCTAAATGGACAGTTAATtggataatttaaattaacgAAACATGTAATTGGTTAATGAACCACTAAATCTTTGCTTATTCGTCCNATTGTGAACTATTTCAAGCTGCTAGAGAGATGACCGAGAGCATGTCTGACATGTGAGCTTGGagattataaataagcatACATAGAGAAAATTGGAAGAGAATAGTCAAAATACCCTAAAACCAAAATCAGAACCGGGATAGGCAATTCGAGCTTATGAAATAAACTGATGGTTGGACCGAGATCCTCATCCAGATCGAAAACTCTAAATGGACAGTTAATtggataatttaaattaacgAAACATGTAACTGGTTAATGAACCACTAAATCTTTGCTTATTCGTCTTCTCTTTCCTCAAGCAACTTTTAATCTGTGAGAGTTCTACTCCTTCAATAAGGTTATtggataatttaaatataaaatttttgttcttcactAAAGTTTTAGATCAAATTTTAAGAGTTTCATAATAATTGCTCTCGGCAAATAATGTAGCACCACGACCCATCAAAGAAAGCATCCATCTCCACACCCCATCTAAGGTATTAACCAAGTGTCGAGATTTTCATCCTTCACAATGAGGTCCATCGAGGCGTAGAAAGTTCGATAATGTCAAGTTTATGCATCCTCTAGATTGTCTGATCCCCAAGCTACTCGAAACACGAAGCAAAAAGTTTGGCGTGGTGCCTCCTCGTTGGCTTCTCTTTCTCCAACAAGCCATCAACGCTCTTTCTCCCTACCAACACCACTTTTAGAGTGTTCCTTTTGAAAGTACATGACCTTCAACTCTTTCATTAGCTAGGCTCCCTTTTCACCCTATGTTATGCTCCCCAACTCAAGTTTACCATATTCTACGCCTACAATGTTTGCGTCACACGATCGTTGTCAGTAGTATCATCCCTACCATTTGGCTATGCAAACAGATTGCCCCTTGTTATTGCATTCGATTAGGCTGTTAAACAGTAAGCAAGCGGGTTACATGTTCCATTATGTTGAGATGTGAGATATATGTGGTGATGGTCACTCTAAGGTATGCACGGGAGCCCTTAACATGCATTTTCGGTTGCGATGGGGGCATCAAATGTACAACAGAAGttgcattaaatttaaaaatgtattgttttaaaaatatttataaggtTTAGATACtatttagaaaataacaaattgTCGAAATTTgtgaattgaaatattaaagataaaaggaATTGGAatatttcaacaattttaaCTAAAGATAAAAggcaagaaaaataaataaataaataaataaatatcgcCCACAGTATACCATGTCCGCAGCAGATTCTGGCCCCACCGCTTACGCTTTCTtatccaaaaaggaaaaagtccAACGCACCCTTCCAATCCTGTCCACGTCACCCACGTGTACCCAATCACATCACGCCAATCCAACGCTCCAGAACACGTCGACAGAATTATCTGACGTCACGGCCCCttgatattttctttccatataaaaacacaaaatcgaacaattaataaataaataatcaaattccatccttatctattttttgttcatcttcttcctcacaATTGCTCTCAATTTCTGCAACAAGCGATGGAATCATCCCTTCTCCGTTCTGTTTCATCTCCTTTACTTCTCGAATCCACGGATCTTCTTCGCCGGATCGGATCCGTTTCCTCTCCGAGATTTCCTTCTACCGTTGTTCGTTGTTCTTCCCGAAGCCATGCTTCTATTCCGAAGCTCGAGCCGTTTAGTCGCACGAAGCTTGATCGCGCCATCAAAGATCCGCCTCTGGTTGAGAAGTCCGAGAACGAGCTTGCAGGTTTGGCTGTTGATTTCAGAGGAAGTTGTTTTGACATGGAAtcattttttgt of Cucurbita pepo subsp. pepo cultivar mu-cu-16 unplaced genomic scaffold, ASM280686v2 Cp4.1_scaffold000598, whole genome shotgun sequence contains these proteins:
- the LOC111785616 gene encoding uncharacterized protein LOC111785616 encodes the protein MISEGRMGAMRTVTVVLVVTVLVLVAEGIDTNDVYSPCLDAKIQKSDGFTFGIAFSSKEAFFQDQIQFSPCDTRLALIYKNTQLALFRPKVDQLSLLTINSTTFNPAMNGGYMVAFAGLKYAARSLPVMITDNSHTITSFTLVFEFQKGTLQNLFWKKYGCEKCTGDFSVCLDNQDCAVSSSKCKYHGGSVDCNISIQLAFSGTDRNLEVLNSWFEIDNLMRFSLFKLFADVRDTVTNPFG
- the LOC111785615 gene encoding CCG-binding protein 1-like, producing MESSLLRSVSSPLLLESTDLLRRIGSVSSPRFPSTVVRCSSRSHASIPKLEPFSRTKLDRAIKDPPLVEKSENELADYCSTLDGDDSYSCWKAYFELKDLEKESPKQEVEKLILQAGG